From a single Diachasmimorpha longicaudata isolate KC_UGA_2023 chromosome 15, iyDiaLong2, whole genome shotgun sequence genomic region:
- the LOC135169566 gene encoding uncharacterized protein LOC135169566: MKHQHNTSGKRTSHTHWESVDHFATQGREAFDYGHYDDRSAARGSGKEIIGESFGSGDSCVDSTQFCNLLVENMAHRGHYIRMLADTEGSIRRSCREHVMFTK, translated from the exons ATGAAACACCAACACAACACCTCAGGGAAGAGAACGTCACACACTCACTGGGAATCTGTCGACCATTTTGCTACACAAGGCCGGGAAGCCTTTGATTACGGCCACTACGACGACAGAAGCGCTGCACGAGGCTCGGGCAAAGAGATTATAGGGGAATCTTTTGGCTCGGGGGATTCCTGCGTAGATAGTACACAG TTCTGTAATTTATTAGTGGAAAATATGGCACATAGAGGTCACTACATACGAATGCTTGCCGACACTGAGGGTTCCATCCGTCGGTCGTGCAGGGAACACGTGATGTTTACAAAATGA
- the LOC135169552 gene encoding tyrosine-protein kinase CSK-like: MPTYHNASGGYPNVSAPTRQGKVDGNQNHHTISSNVTAHSIIQNAIQSLQSIQSMHSTIPSIATNNLTGSTNMLPHPVSPIMTTHSSVTSQNVQSHMSPVTSPVILTPNALPNASNLTALSASTRHEVKLNAMPWFHGKISRETAERLLRPREDGLFLVRESTNFPGDYTLCVCFQGRVQHYRVKYKNNQLTIDDEVFFENLALLVEHYEQDADGLCTQLTKSLPKQGKQDFCVDPKAFIEAGWVIQTHELELRECIGKGEFGDVLLGVYRGERVAVKMLKDNSEAAQRFLAEASLMTSLIHDNLVKLLGLVFNNQHMYLVTEYMSKGSLVDYLRSRGRLHVTKKDQINFTYDTCAGMAYLESRHVVHRDLAARNVLVAEDNSAKVSDFGLARDENFSLDGGKLPIKWTAPEALKQNKFSNKSDMWSFGILLWEIYSFGRVPYPRIPLADVVKCVEKGYKMEAPDGCPSEVYDIMKQAWDLQPERRPSFHDIKVKLGFLKAESTKYAN; encoded by the exons ATGCCAACGTATCACAATGCAAGTGGTGGTTACCCAAACGTATCAGCGCCAACTCGGCAGGGAAAGGTTGATGGAAACCAAAATCATCATACAATATCATCGAACGTAACGGCCCATTCCATAATTCAGAACGCTATTCAATCGTTGCAATCGATTCAATCAATGCACTCAACCATTCCATCGATAGCTACGAATAACTTGACTGGATCAACCAATATGCTGCCACATCCAGTATCACCGATTATGACAACTCATTCGTCTGTCACATCACAGAATGTACAAAGCCACATGAGCCCAGTTACTTCACCAGTTATTTTAACACCAAATGCCCTACCTAATGCGAGTAATTTAACAGCATTGTCGGCTAGTACGAGACACGAAGTTAAACTTAATGCTATGCC atggTTTCATGGGAAAATTTCAAGAGAAACAGCAGAAAGGCTTCTACGACCTCGTGAGGACGGTCTGTTTCTAGTCAGAGAATCGACGAATTTCCCAGGCGATTACACGCTGTGCGTGTGCTTCCAGGGAAGGGTCCAGCATTATCGAgttaaatacaaaaataatcagtTAACAATCGATGACGAGGTGTTCTTCGAGAATTTGGCGTTACTCGTTGAGCATTATGAGCAAGATGCCGATGGTTTATGTACACAATTAACAAAATCCCTTCCAAAACAGGGAAAACAAGATTTTTGCGTTGATCCAAAGGCCTTTATTGAGGCTGGATGGGTCATACAGACACATGAACTTGAATTGCGTGAGTGTATAGGCAAGGGCGAGTTTGGAGATGTTTTACTCGGGGTTTATCGGGGTGAACGTGTCGCTGTTAAAATGCTGAAGGACAATAGTGAAGCTGCACAGAGGTTTCTCGCCGAAGCAAGTTTAATGACATCACTCATACATGACAATCTGGTTAAATTACTCGGTCTTGTATTTAATAATCAACATATGTACCTGGTTACTGAATACATGAGCAAAGGATCGCTCGTTGATTATTTGAGATCAAGGGGAAGACTGCACGTTACCAAAAAGGATCAGATTAATTTTACATA TGATACCTGCGCTGGAATGGCCTATCTGGAGTCTCGCCACGTTGTTCATCGTGATTTAGCCGCGAGAAACGTCCTCGTGGCCGAGGACAACTCAGCAAAAGTATCGGATTTTGGTTTAGCacgagatgaaaatttttccctaGACGGTGGCAAGCTTCCCATCAAGTGGACAGCTCCAGAAGCTCTGAAGCAAAAT aaattttcaaataaatccgACATGTGGAGCTTTGGAATTTTACTCTGGGAGATTTATTCCTTCGGTCGGGTACCTTATCCCAGAATA CCATTGGCAGACGTCGTTAAGTGTGTGGAGAAAGGATATAAAATGGAAGCGCCGGATGGATGTCCCTCTGAAGTTTATGACATAATGAAACAG GCTTGGGATTTACAACCGGAGAGGAGACCATCGTTTCACGATATTAAAGTTAAACTCGGTTTTCTGAAGGCTGAGTCCACCAAATATGCTAATTAA
- the LOC135169548 gene encoding protein DENND6A, which produces MSEPSCSSSMRETCNGAPGENTGVMKRWDCFHNWLHCICVVTFDLELGQAVEAIYPSHVKLSESERSNVCYLAFPDSNSGCMGDTQYHVRIRQSSNFSARERPALKEYNRKSPSFLQFDKDFYWGYVYFRQVKDKTLPRGYFQKSVVLISKLPFVNLFAELCALLAPEFFDAGNAIMDVAIREIDHWPEPLPGQLIHLPLLGVLFQTYIPNTNYKAAVPSVSAMEAVKTSKCVNSLRRLIVASAYESDMFQSLSNVVSHVHLLWELVLLGEPIVVMAGSPTTCAEMVQALVATIAPLKYCADYRPYFTIHDSEFKEYTMDAPTPPAVILGVTNPFFAKTLQRWPHIIRISDVSSSDNQKYRIKKSESLKILDSKPGVYTQYKTFLQKDKGILKKLLRGTQTKRPREVQTALLKRHLMDLTESFMIPLERYIASLMPLQKNISPFKATPIPHMFNPEDFLATLPTAGPQLTIGIKGDWVGLYKRFFRTPNFSGWFLSRYTELTLKLQALQLEALSQADLKNWVQDKQEVEVVDMILRIRQKLEKSYDEDVPITQAVREKLCERIDDITLTLPEDLKIILNRES; this is translated from the exons ATGTCAGAGCCCTCGTGCTCCTCATCAATGAGAGAGACGTGCAATGGGGCACCTGGGGAAAATACTGGAGTGATGAAGAGATGGGATTGTTTTCATAACTGGTTGCACTGCATCTGTGTTGTTACATTTGATCTAGAGCTGGGGCAGGCTGTGGAG GCAATATACCCAAGTCACGTGAAACTATCAGAATCGGAGAGATCAAATGTCTGTTACCTCGCGTTTCCAGACTCAAACTCTGGTTGCATGGGTGACACTCAATATCACGTGAGGATCCGCCAGAGTTCCAATTTCTCGGCACGTGAGCGACCAGCGCTCAAGGAGTACAACAGGAAGTCACCGAGTTTTCTCCAGTTCGATAAGGATTTCTATTGGGGATACGTATACTTTAGACAAGTTAAGGATAAGACTCTGCCGAGGGGCTACTTCCAAAAGAGCGTTGTTCTCATATCGAAATTACCGTTCGTCAATTTATTCGCTGAATTGTGCGCTCTCCTTGCTCCTGAGTTTTTCGACGCTGGAAATGCAATAATGGATGTTGCCATTCGTGAAATTGATCACTGGCCAGAGCCATTGCCAGGACAGCTGATACATCTTCCACTTTTAGGAGTTTTATTTCAGACATATATTCCAAACACCAATTACAAGGCAGCAGTGCCATCAGTAAGTGCAATGGAAGCGGTAAAAACTTCGAAATGTGTAAATTCCCTGCGTCGACTGATAGTCGCCTCAGCCTACGAGAGTGACATGTTCCAAAGTCTGTCCAACGTAGTAAGCCACGTGCACCTTCTCTGGGAGTTGGTGCTCCTCGGTGAGCCAATAGTAGTGATGGCTGGTTCCCCAACAACTTGTGCTGAAATGGTCCAAGCTCTGGTAGCAACAATAGCACCCCTGAAATACTGCGCTGACTATCGGCCGTACTTCACAATCCACGATTCCGAATTCAAGGAGTACACGATGGACGCCCCAACACCTCCAGCAGTGATCCTGGGTGTCACAAATCCATTTTTTGCCAAGACACTCCAGCGATGGCCCCACATTATACGTATCAGTGACGTATCTAGTTCTGACAATCAGAAGTACAGAATCAAGAAGTCTGAAAGTTTGAAAATCCTGGACTCAAAGCCAGGTGTCTATACACAGTACAAGACATTCCTGCAGAAGGACAAGGGGATCCTGAAGAAATTGCTGAGGGGGACGCAGACCAAGAGACCTAGGGAAGTGCAGACGGCACTTCTCAAGAGACATCTGATGGATCTCACTGAGAGCTTCATGATTCCTCTGGAGAGATATATCGCCAGTTTGATGCCGTTGCAGAAGAACATATCGCCAttcaag GCAACTCCAATACCTCACATGTTCAATCCAGAAGATTTCCTAGCGACTCTACCAACTGCTGGTCCTCAATTAACGATTGGAATCAAGGGTGACTGGGTGGGACTCTACAAACGATTTTTCAGAACTCCAAATTTCTCTGGGTGGTTTCTCTCACGTTACACGGAACTAACGCTGAAGTTGCAGGCTCTACAGCTAGAAGCGCTATCTCAAGcg GATCTCAAAAATTGGGTTCAGGATAAACAAGAAGTCGAAGTAGTCGACATGATTTTACGTATCCgtcaaaaattagaaaaaagttACGACGAAGATGTGCCAATTACTCAAGCTGTGCGTGAAAAATTGTGCGAGAGGATAGATGACATTACATTGACACTGCCGGAAGACTTGAAGATTATACTCAATCGGGAATCCTGA
- the LOC135169554 gene encoding uncharacterized protein LOC135169554, translating to MITYRVEFTLARLAGMAVAKRLWMYKPLKDLLEFYFKKSVENVENILPFAVTRVVGYLHLPDPVKEELLFSMGTMGWQIWDLFRDLGWVYSGIVGANHPERKWPHIDNYMDHVHWRNDRCLVLADTIRSLYYAKCLPDCYLTWVELSRHCLEDCMRDLWPKLWRPERPRSWKDLHDISEEQDDDHTNKCDYILQVYWVARMHHESPTPTCRSFRGWNNTYYAEAHTLSEIMMINAFIAGNYSALLYFWNMLDGEQRLRLITHIGRLVNSDSIVQSELFLLKHGRGASFFLLFFLEQLTIYQLDDMRIDLLGWGFILAQLLNWPYDNLFLGVLKEALRHHNSIHYGPVFANIFINIDYLHQFIQCETKYYRLFCEIWRMNPPNLRKSMNDIEALSMLEKLRNVRLYNFILGDQALLHRRKNLLSKIVNTWARADLNFEKEFIENVLISRTERQWFQSQVVKPLGYRRRL from the coding sequence ATGATAACTTATCGAGTAGAATTCACTTTGGCTCGATTGGCAGGGATGGCAGTTGCCAAACGTCTATGGATGTACAAACCCTTGAAAGATCTCCTAGAGTTCTATTTTAAAAAGTCCgtggaaaatgttgaaaacatACTCCCTTTTGCTGTTACTCGTGTGGTAGGTTACTTACACCTCCCCGACCCAGTGAAGGAAGAGCTGCTGTTTTCAATGGGCACAATGGGATGGCAGATATGGGATCTTTTTCGTGATTTAGGATGGGTGTACTCTGGCATTGTTGGAGCAAATCATCCAGAACGCAAATGGCCCCATATCGACAATTATATGGATCACGTTCATTGGAGGAACGATCGGTGTCTGGTTCTGGCTGATACTATTAGATCCCTGTACTACGCCAAATGTCTGCCGGATTGCTATTTAACCTGGGTCGAGCTCTCCAGGCATTGCCTGGAGGACTGCATGCGAGATCTATGGCCGAAATTGTGGAGACCGGAACGTCCGAGAAGCTGGAAAGATCTTCACGATATTAGTGAAGAGCAGGACGACGATCACACGAATAAATGTGATTACATTCTCCAAGTTTACTGGGTCGCACGAATGCACCATGAGAGCCCGACCCCAACATGTCGATCATTTCGAGGATGGAATAATACCTATTATGCAGAGGCTCATACTCTTTCAGAGATCATGATGATCAACGCTTTTATCGCCGGCAATTATTCGGCACTCCTATACTTCTGGAACATGCTCGATGGTGAACAAAGATTGAGGTTAATCACTCATATTGGTCGACTTGTAAATTCTGATAGTATCGTTCAATCAGAATTATTTCTATTGAAGCATGGCAGAGGAGCGAGCTTcttccttttatttttcttagaaCAGCTGACGATTTATCAACTCGACGACATGAGGATCGACTTATTGGGCTGGGGATTTATTCTAGCACAGCTGTTGAACTGGCCTTACGATAATCTCTTTCTTGGAGTGCTCAAAGAGGCCTTGCGTCATCACAACTCGATTCATTATGGACCAGTATTCGctaatattttcataaatatcgATTATCTTCATCAATTCATTCAATGCGAGACCAAGTACTACCGACTGTTCTGTGAAATTTGGAGGATGAATCCACCGAATTTGAGGAAGTCTATGAATGATATTGAAGCGTTGAGCATGTTGGAAAAGTTGAGAAACGTGAGATTGTATAATTTTATCTTGGGGGATCAGGCGCTTCTGCACAGGAGGAAAAACTTATTAAGTAAGATTGTCAACACCTGGGCAAGAGCTGACCTTAATTTTGAGAaggaattcattgaaaatgttCTTATTTCTCGGACAGAACGCCAGTGGTTCCAAAGCCAAGTTGTCAAGCCTTTGGGGTATAGAAGGAGGCTGTAG